GGTCGTCGACGGGAACTTCAATGCGAGCCAGGTCGTCCGCTTCATGCCGTACTCGAAGTTCCCGAATCCCCGTCAGCGACTTCACAAGCTCTTCCGAGCGTTCGACTCGAAGAACTCGTTCCGGCGTCACTTCAACGCCATAGGCGATGCGACTGCTGAGACACGGTGCGGCCGGTTTTTCGGCAACGGACAGATTCCAATGCGCGGCCAGTTGGCGTACCTGAGTTTTGTTGATGCCGGCTTCGATCAGCGGGCTGCGAACATTGTGTTCTGCCGCGGCCTGCATGCCGGGCCGGTGGTCGCCGAGGTCATCTACGTTCGCCCCGTTGATGATGCAGTCAACGCCCAATTCCGTCAGCTTCGACGACGCCAGCGAATACAGCGTGTCTTTGCAGAAGAAGCAGCGGTTGCCGGCGTTGGCTTGATATTCGGGACGTTGAAATTCGTTAGTCTGGATTTCGACGTGTCGAATGCCGATGAATTTCGCCTCCTGTCGAGCCGTGTGCAATTCTGCTGTCGCCAGACTCGGACTGACGGCAGTCACGGCAACAGCTTTATGGCCATGTGCGTCCACCGCCGCCTTTGCCACGACGGCGCTGTCAACGCCGCCCGAAAACGCGACGGCCACCGGCCCGTACGTGCGCACGATCTCAACAAGGCGCGCAGCAAGATGAGACATGTCTTCGGCGATGTCGCAATTAAGTTGTTCACTCTGCATGTTCATAGCGTATACCGAAAAAGAGTTTCGCACCAGGATGCGAAAAAACCACACGTCGTGACGGCCGCAACGGACGTTCGAGAATTCCGAGCGACGGGCGCTGCATTCGCAGATTCCAGGGAACTAAACATGCCATTCCGCCGCTCCAACCAAAACAGCGACGCAGTCTGTGTGTAACCGCGTGGCTGCACGTCATGTCTTAACGAATCTTTCTGACCTGAGAAATCGACGGGGCTGAATATGTAAATTCGGCGCAATTGGTAGAATCTAAACGTCGTAAACAGTTGGGCAGGATGCTCAAACTACATGTGCCGTAGCACTTACGAATTCTTAACCTTCCTGCAAATAAAGGGGCCCCGGGCATGCCTTCCGCAGCCAGCCTTTTTCGATGGCTTCTGGCCGTTTCAATCATTTCCAGCACTGTCGTTGCTCAGGATGACACAGACGAAGTGGCTTCCGACACGGCTTCAACGGCCGAGAGTTCCTCTGATGACTCCAGCGATGTCATTGAATGGGATCGATTGATCTATGTGCCGTTTAAAGAACTGCAGAAGGTCTTCGACAACCAGAATGCGTCGGCCGTCATTCCCTACGCAGAATATCTGGAACTGCTGAAGAACTACCTCGACCGCGCCCCCAACGCAGCCGCGTCGCCAGATGCCGTGATCACGCAATCCACCTATGCAGGGGCCGTCGAAAAAGACGTCGTGCGATTGACGGCCACGCTAAAGGTGACAGTGCTGAAGGAGAAAGGCTGGGCTCGGCTACCGCTTAACTTCGGCAGTGCGGCTGTCGGCAAAATCACGGCGGATGACGATGAAAAAGTTTTTCTGCGAGGCATCGCGGACGGGCAATACGAGCTTCTGCTAAACGGCCCAGGGCAATACTCGCTCGACATCGAACTTCTGGCCACAGTGAAAACGTCGCCGGAAAGCCGGTCGTTTGCGCTGAACTGCCCGTCTGTCGGAATCAGCGAGTTAGAACTCACGATTCCGGAACCCGATCAATCCATCGAAATCGCCCCCCTTCAGGTGCTGCTGCCAACTGACAACGAAAATCAGCAACAGACAACCGTAAAAGCCAGTCTGGGCGCGACAAAGCACTTCGAAGTGCGGTGGAATCCGAAGGCAGGATCAAAGCCGATTATGGATTTGCTGGCCAGCGTCGCCAACAACACAAGCGTCCGCATCGAAAAGGGCCTGGTCCAGACCACAACGCTGTTGAACTACGAAGTGCTACGAGGGGAACTGACCGAAGTGACCGTCAATGTGCCCGCTGACGCGAGAATCATTGACGTTGTTTCGACGAATGGCCGCATCCGAAACTGGAACGCCGAAAAAATCGGCGAAACTCACCAGCAGCTTCGCATCGAATTATTGACGCCCGCCACTGGACAATTTCAAGTCGGAGTTCAGACAGAACGGACTCCTGATGGCGATACGTTGCAACTGGTCGGCAAGTCAGAAGATGGCAAGCTGCAAGGCATTCATGCGGAAGGAGTTGTCCGCGAGTCCGGGCGCATTTCCGTGACGACCGATTCGTCACTGACAACGGTCGTGACATCACAATCCGGCGTAAAACGCATTGATGCGGCGAGGGCCACCAAGGGCGCGGCGGCTGAACAGCAGGCGTGGGAATTCAGCGGCACAACAGGCACGTTGATCGTGCAAACGAAGCCGGTCGAACCTCGGCTGCTGGTTGAACAGGGCACTCGTGTCGTCTTCGACGATGACGAATTGCGTCTCACATCACAGTTGACTTACACGGTCGAACGAGCGGGCGTGTTTCAGCTAAACCTGTCGTATCCGGAATCGCTGACGATCGACACGGTGCGAGCGGACGGGATGAGTGAATTCAATGTCGATAAGGCAACGGGAAAGTTGACGCTGTCACTGACTCAAAAACGCATGGGCAAAATCAACGTCGATATCACGGCTCATCAGGCATTTGATGCAGCCGCAGACAATGTCGAAACCGAAATCCCAACCATCACGCCGTTGAATGTCGAACGAGAATCCGGGCAGATCGGAATTTTTGCACCTCAGTTCCTGGACGCTGTCACGGTCGACGAAAAGGTCACCGGCGTCTTTCCCGGTCAGGCGACCGATCCTCAAGCCATCGGGCGTGCCATTCGCGTCTCGTCGTGGAAGTACACGCAACGGCCGTTCACACTTACCGTTCGCACGTCGCCCCGGCCCGCTCAATTGTCAGGCAGCGTCGCGACGACGGCGAGTGTCGAACCTGATGTCGTGAAAGTCAGCAGCGTTGTGAAATTCGATGTCCGCAACGCGGGGCTTGACACCTATCGAGTGGCCGTGCCGGAAGCTGTGGCCGACGATGTTCGATTTCGTTCGTTAAACCCCAACCACACGATACAGCAACGCGACAAGGCAACCGAAGCCGAAGACGGTTGGGTGACCTGGACGCTGGTTCTGCAAAATGAAGTCACCGGCGAGGTGCAGGTTGCCGCCGACTGGGAACTGCCGCTGCAGGACATGCTCGACGAAGATGCTGAACAAACCTTCGAACTGCAGCCCGTGCGGATCCTCACACCATTCACCGACGAACAGGGCGACAAACGCAAGGTCACGCTGACTCAAACTCGTGGCGAAATGCGACTGTTGCGGCATGAGTCGTTATCAATTACTGCGACTGGGGCAGGCGACACGATCGAAAAGATCGACGTCCGGGAACTGGAACTGATGGAACAAAGCGGGTACCTGGCATTCCGCTATTTTTCTCAGCCGGCATCGGCGACTGTCACGATTCGCAAGCATGAAATTCACGAAGTCGTGGCGACAGTGGTTTCGAAATCGGCCATTGAAATCGTGACCGACGAGCAAACAATCGCCAGCTACCGTTGCCGTTTCATGATCACCACCAGCGAACGCCAACGACTAAGAATCGACCTGCCTCAAGGAGCCGACCTGCAGGCTCCTTTGCTGAATTCCAGCCGCACCACGTTTGAAGCGGCCACTGATGCGGAAGTCGAAGAAGGCCGGGAAGCGTACTACGTCAACATCAGTCGCGAAGCCACATCGGACGAAGCCTTCCTGCTGACCGTGCAGTTCCGCTGCCCAATCACAGACGCCGATCTGTATCCTTATGATCGTCGGGGCGGTAAACAAGTCCTTCGATTGCCAGCCATCGGTGACAGCAGTGGTGGAACGGTTGTTCAGGAAACACGAGTAGCCGTGTGGGGACCGAAGGACGTGGCTTTTGTGGGAGAACCCAACAACTGGTCCATCATCGGTCGGCAACAGTGGCAGTTGCTGAACCCGCTGGTTTCGCCAAGTGCTCCGCGTGAAGCAGAAGCCCTGAACACATGGATCGGTGGCGGCACAACCGGCGAGTTCGCTCGCCAGGGCAACGTCAGTGTTTATCGAGCCTTAGGCCGACAATCGGTCATCAGAATCACGTGGTGGAACCGCCCGTTTTTGGTGGCCATCATCAGCGGAGCTCTGCTGTTTATCGGCTTCATCCTGCGGCGAACGTCGTGGGAGAACCGCATAACAATGGTCATCATCGGATGTCTCGCCGTAGCCGTGTGGTCGTTGAAGGACAGCTCCGAA
This DNA window, taken from Fuerstiella marisgermanici, encodes the following:
- the larE gene encoding ATP-dependent sacrificial sulfur transferase LarE, with the translated sequence MNMQSEQLNCDIAEDMSHLAARLVEIVRTYGPVAVAFSGGVDSAVVAKAAVDAHGHKAVAVTAVSPSLATAELHTARQEAKFIGIRHVEIQTNEFQRPEYQANAGNRCFFCKDTLYSLASSKLTELGVDCIINGANVDDLGDHRPGMQAAAEHNVRSPLIEAGINKTQVRQLAAHWNLSVAEKPAAPCLSSRIAYGVEVTPERVLRVERSEELVKSLTGIRELRVRHEADDLARIEVPVDDLPRLLQPDVRERITAELLSYGFRRVTVDLAGFRSGSLNDALPVVTLGLNAPNAT